CGTGCCGCCTGGCCGCGTCCATCAGGTCGCGCGCGTGGCGAAGCGTTTTGGCGTGGATCGCGGCCGCGACGGGCAGTTCGTCCACGAACGGAATCTTGTGCTCCAGGGCGAGGAATTCGAGCGGCAGGCCGCTGTCCGGCGCGATCGTTCCGCCCACACCCCGCCCGGGGTCGATGAAGACGTCCACAGCCCCGCTCTTGCGCATGAACTCTATCTGCTCCACGGCCACGATCTCCTGGCGCGGATAGGCGAAAGGGTCCTTGAAGGTTCCCTGGCCGTATTTCTCGACGTACATCCCGACTTCGAGGTCGTCGATGTGGATGCGCCTCAAGTGTGGCGCGTCGTCGCACCGCTCGGATTTCTTCACGGTATTGGACATATGGCCCCTCGCCGACGCGGCCCAAGGCCGCGCAGGATCGTTACGTTCCGCTCTCGCAAAAGAAAAAAGAACCGCCACGCCCCACGCCCATGGAGCGAGCGCATCGGACATGCTCGACGCTAATCGGCAATGCATGTCGACGACGCAACGAAAATTTATGCAAATTCAGGGCCGGTCGTCGTACGTCCAACGACCTGGGGGCGTCTTTCCCTCGAAGAAGTGAAGCACCCGCTCCTGTTCGGCGGCCTTGACGCGCAGGTCCGAGAGCGCATGGACCGCGTCCGTCCGGGCATAGATGGCCAGGGCACGCTCCATGAACTCCGCGAGCACGAACCCGGCCTCCACTTCCAGACCCTCGGGCCTGGTGGGCCAGGAAACGCGCAGTCGCAGGGTGTGGGAGCGGCTCCCGTCGGCCTCGGCGCGCGAGATCATGTTGCCGGTGCGTACCAGCGTCTCAAGCGCGGCCTCTGGCGCCACGCCGGACCAGGCGGCCAGGCTCTGGGAGAAGAGCGGCTCCACCACGAGCCAGTAGTTCTGGTCGATCTTGCAGGCCACCGCGCTGCCTGGGGCGTTCAGCACGCCGGAATCCTTGGCGTAGCGGGCCGCCAGGGCCTTTTGCAGCTTGTCCAGCGTCTCGGCGTAGTCGATGAGGGGCATGCGGCGGCCTCCTTTGCGCTATATCTACCCCACGTTCATGCCCCGCGCAAGGCGACGGCGGGAATAATACGGCATTTCCGGAAACAGGAGCGCCCCGCCGGTCCGGTTCGGGCCGACAGGGCGTCCAACAGGGGCGGATTCGCCGTTACGTAAAGCCTAGGCTGGCTTCAGTGCGCCCAGGCCGCTGAAAGAGGGGTTTGTCAACAAGCCCAGGCCACTCGAAGAGCAACGCCCGCAGCCTGTCCCAAAAGCGCCGGATGCAAGGCGCACAAAAGCGCCGGGCCCGACGTGCATAAAAATATACACGAGGGATCGGCGCTTTCGTGGCAACGCGGCAGACGGTGCTTTTTCAACCCCGCAGACTGTTCAAAAAGCGCTGGATGCAAGGCGCGAGAAAGCGCCGGGCCCGACGTGTATAAAAACATACACGAGGGATCGGCGCTTTCGCGGCAGCGCGGCAGACGGGGTTTTTTCAACCCGCAGACTGTTCAAAAAGCGCCGGATGCAAGGCGCAAAAAAGCGCCGGGCCCGACGTGTATAAAAATATACACGAGGGATCGGCGCTTTCGTGGCAACGCGGCAGACGGGGCTTTTTCAACAGTCTGCTAGTCGCGCATCCAGGCGTAGGACCAAGTCTCGGTAAGGATGTCATCCCCGCGCTTGAGGTAGGCGCGCATTTCGATGGGCCTGGGCTCGCCTTCGGGCGGCGCGACCTCGAAATAAACGCGCCAGCCGTCCATGAAACGGTTCTTGACCGTGATGAGCTTGGCGATGCTGCCCTCGGAGAGGCTGATCACCGCCTCCACGGGCGCGTTGGCGGGCAGATCGGGCAACTCTCCGCCCGCGAAATCGACCACAAACAGCCGCGTGCCGGGCACCGCGTCGCGACAAGGCTCGGAGCCGCACATGCCGCCGCGCATCTGGTGCGTGGCCTGCACGTACCCCGCCGGGGGAACGTCTTGCAGCGAACCGTGGAAATAAGTCAGACGGTAGTCGAAAGACAAGGCGTCGCCCGCGCGGACTTCCTGCTGCGGCGTCCAGTAGGAGACGATGTTGTCGTATATCTCGGCGTCGGTGGGGATCTGCACCAGTTCCACCCGGCCCGGCCCCCAGTCGCCCTTGGGCTCCACCCAGGCGCTGGGCCGCAGATGATAGACCGCCTCGATGTCCTGGTAGTTCCAGACGTTGGTGTCGCGCTGCAAGAGGCCGAAACCGCGCGGGTTCTCGTCCGTGAAGGTGTTCACCAGAATGCTTTTGGGATTCATGAGGGGGCGAAGCAGCCACTCGCCGGCGCCGGTGTGCATGAGCAGCGTGTCCGAGTCATGCACCTCGGGCCTGAAATCGTCGATGAACCGCACCTCCTTGGGGAATCGGCCGGTGTTCTCTCCATACCAGTACATGCTCGTCAGAGGCGCCACGCCGACCTTTTTGATGTCCGCGCGGGCGAAGACGCGTGACTGCACGTCCACCACCGGCGTCTCGCCGGGAGTCAGATCGAAGCGGTACGCGCCGGAGACGCTCGGGCTGTTCATGAGCGCGTACACCGTGATGGACT
The sequence above is a segment of the Alkalidesulfovibrio alkalitolerans DSM 16529 genome. Coding sequences within it:
- a CDS encoding glucan biosynthesis protein; translation: MTATTVARRVRAFAAAWLLVILAAGSAFAAGKETPFSFEMVVAKARALAQEPYASESDPLPEFFRNLDYSGFGEIRFNDENMLWRKEKGPFAVAFFHRGYLFTKKVTINTVEKGAAKEVPFSENYFNYQKSAYPHGKLPKDLGFGGFVLFHPYEQGGEYRECMVFLGASYFRVKGRDMEYGLSARGLAIDTVLPSGEEFPYFREFWIVKPEKDAESITVYALMNSPSVSGAYRFDLTPGETPVVDVQSRVFARADIKKVGVAPLTSMYWYGENTGRFPKEVRFIDDFRPEVHDSDTLLMHTGAGEWLLRPLMNPKSILVNTFTDENPRGFGLLQRDTNVWNYQDIEAVYHLRPSAWVEPKGDWGPGRVELVQIPTDAEIYDNIVSYWTPQQEVRAGDALSFDYRLTYFHGSLQDVPPAGYVQATHQMRGGMCGSEPCRDAVPGTRLFVVDFAGGELPDLPANAPVEAVISLSEGSIAKLITVKNRFMDGWRVYFEVAPPEGEPRPIEMRAYLKRGDDILTETWSYAWMRD